In the genome of Taurinivorans muris, one region contains:
- the uppS gene encoding polyprenyl diphosphate synthase: protein MTLPKHIAIIMDGNGRWAKQRGLSRSEGHLAGANTVELVIKECLRHKIPHLSLYSFSTENWNRPKEEVDYLFNLFCQFVESKLPLMLEENIRFSMIGDKSELPEEAQNALENAIEKTKHCKKLELTLAINYSGTQEILHAVRQSVGEILNKEQHKEKIQDLIQKNESEAVISYLTSLFDKNHYTEQNLRNNLYLPYLPNPDLIIRTSGELRLSNFYLLQAAYSEFYFTETFWPDFSEQDFENALIAYQNRNRRFGKIDK, encoded by the coding sequence ATGACACTACCAAAGCACATAGCTATCATTATGGACGGCAATGGCAGATGGGCGAAACAAAGAGGGCTTTCCCGGAGCGAAGGGCATTTGGCAGGTGCAAATACGGTTGAACTTGTTATAAAAGAATGTTTACGCCATAAAATTCCTCATCTTTCTTTATATAGTTTTTCCACGGAAAACTGGAATAGACCGAAAGAAGAAGTTGATTATCTTTTTAACTTGTTTTGCCAATTCGTTGAAAGCAAACTCCCCCTGATGCTTGAGGAAAACATACGGTTTTCCATGATCGGCGACAAAAGCGAATTGCCGGAAGAAGCGCAAAACGCTTTGGAAAACGCCATTGAAAAAACAAAACATTGCAAAAAACTGGAATTAACGCTTGCCATCAACTATTCCGGAACACAGGAAATCCTCCATGCTGTCCGCCAAAGCGTCGGTGAAATTCTAAACAAAGAACAGCATAAGGAAAAAATTCAAGATCTTATTCAAAAAAATGAGAGTGAAGCCGTTATTTCCTATCTGACTTCGCTTTTTGACAAAAATCATTATACAGAGCAAAATTTACGCAATAACCTCTATTTGCCCTATTTGCCAAATCCTGATTTGATTATCCGCACAAGCGGAGAATTGCGGCTCAGCAATTTTTATCTGCTCCAAGCAGCCTATTCTGAATTTTATTTTACAGAAACGTTTTGGCCTGATTTTTCCGAACAGGATTTTGAAAATGCCCTTATTGCGTATCAAAACAGAAATCGCCGATTCGGAAAAATTGACAAATAA
- a CDS encoding phosphatidate cytidylyltransferase, which produces MAESKFSAVKTRIRTALILVLILSIVLYLGETAIYAFICLVSLLAQWEFLSLFYPGKEKLHFKILFCGLGVFHFLLSYFLPAFPLVFNICAVALISAFTALAGFTHENAWDNMKKAGLGFISFIYLPVVFSFMSKFSLMQQFLVLLIPIASDTFAYFVGIAVGKHKIWVSVSPKKSVEGCAAGLLVSILILLYFAYCQHVVTAPFPLLLLLGITLGVLAQLGDFFESALKRTVAIKDSGTLLAGHGGVLDRTDSLLFTITGFELFTLLLSVL; this is translated from the coding sequence ATGGCTGAATCAAAATTTTCTGCAGTAAAAACACGGATAAGAACAGCTCTTATTTTAGTTTTAATTCTTTCGATTGTCCTGTATTTGGGTGAAACAGCAATTTATGCGTTCATTTGCCTTGTTTCTTTGCTTGCCCAATGGGAATTTCTTTCTCTTTTTTATCCCGGAAAAGAAAAACTGCATTTTAAAATTCTTTTTTGCGGACTTGGAGTTTTCCATTTCCTCCTTTCCTATTTTTTACCTGCCTTCCCCCTTGTTTTCAATATCTGCGCCGTCGCCCTCATCAGCGCGTTTACCGCCCTTGCCGGCTTCACCCATGAAAACGCTTGGGACAATATGAAAAAAGCGGGACTCGGCTTTATCTCATTCATCTATCTCCCTGTTGTTTTCAGCTTTATGAGCAAATTTTCCCTTATGCAGCAATTCCTTGTCTTACTCATTCCCATTGCTTCCGATACGTTTGCCTATTTTGTGGGGATAGCCGTCGGCAAACATAAGATTTGGGTTTCCGTCAGCCCCAAAAAAAGCGTTGAAGGCTGTGCCGCAGGTTTGCTCGTTTCCATTTTGATACTGCTCTATTTCGCCTATTGCCAGCATGTTGTCACCGCCCCGTTCCCTCTTTTGCTGCTCTTAGGCATCACGTTAGGCGTATTGGCGCAGCTTGGCGATTTTTTCGAATCAGCCCTCAAAAGAACCGTTGCTATCAAAGACTCCGGAACGCTTCTTGCCGGACACGGCGGAGTATTGGACAGAACGGACAGCCTTCTTTTCACCATTACGGGCTTTGAACTTTTCACACTTCTTTTAAGTGTTTTATAA
- the dxr gene encoding 1-deoxy-D-xylulose-5-phosphate reductoisomerase, with amino-acid sequence MQYISPLNTVPTTFPKKIALMGSTGTIGSNALAVIRESKEFFQVIALAGGKNIKKLAEQANEFTPPYLALQFEQDIPKLKELLKPRYAPIILHGKQGYSQISSLQETDIVLSAQVGAAGLAATVSAVSAGKHVALANKESLVLAGGYLRKLAHEKNANIIPVDSEHYALFQCLAPHLAQADTVKSLILTASGGPFHGKSKEFLEHVTVEDALKHPNWKMGAKITIDSASLMNKGLEVIEACHLYGVNLKQVEVVVHPQSIIHSLVSWQDGSITAQLATPDMKLPICAAFSYPGMLTQKNNSVASLDLTAQGLNFYKPNKELFPCLDLAYQAFVQELCIELNAANEIAVERFLQKDIQFLQIPQLIHDMLCHASKLPKISLLSHTIETALNSIEERDAHIREQAKNWH; translated from the coding sequence ATGCAATATATCAGTCCGCTCAATACTGTTCCGACAACTTTTCCCAAAAAAATCGCCCTTATGGGGAGTACCGGAACGATTGGCTCGAACGCTTTGGCGGTTATCCGGGAAAGCAAGGAGTTTTTTCAGGTCATTGCCCTTGCAGGCGGAAAAAACATTAAGAAATTGGCGGAACAAGCCAATGAATTTACGCCTCCATACCTTGCTTTGCAATTTGAACAAGACATTCCGAAATTGAAGGAATTGCTCAAACCTCGTTACGCTCCCATAATTTTACACGGCAAACAGGGCTATTCACAAATAAGTTCCTTGCAGGAAACCGACATCGTGCTTTCCGCCCAAGTCGGCGCGGCAGGGCTGGCGGCGACGGTTTCCGCCGTCAGCGCAGGCAAACATGTCGCTTTGGCCAATAAGGAATCCCTTGTGCTTGCAGGCGGCTACCTCCGCAAACTCGCCCATGAGAAAAACGCCAACATCATTCCGGTTGATTCGGAACATTACGCCCTTTTTCAATGCTTAGCCCCGCATCTTGCGCAGGCGGACACAGTAAAATCCCTTATTCTTACTGCATCGGGCGGTCCTTTTCACGGCAAATCCAAAGAATTTTTGGAACACGTCACCGTTGAAGACGCCCTCAAACACCCCAACTGGAAAATGGGGGCAAAAATCACAATCGATTCCGCAAGCCTCATGAACAAAGGTTTGGAAGTCATTGAAGCCTGCCATTTATACGGCGTCAATTTGAAGCAGGTGGAAGTCGTCGTCCACCCTCAATCCATCATACACTCTTTGGTTTCCTGGCAAGACGGCTCAATCACAGCCCAACTGGCGACGCCGGACATGAAATTGCCCATTTGCGCGGCTTTTTCCTATCCCGGCATGCTGACCCAAAAAAATAACAGTGTCGCAAGTCTTGACTTAACGGCGCAAGGACTTAATTTTTATAAACCGAACAAAGAGCTTTTCCCCTGTTTGGATTTGGCATACCAGGCTTTTGTCCAAGAATTGTGCATTGAACTCAATGCCGCCAATGAAATAGCCGTTGAACGCTTTTTGCAAAAAGACATCCAATTTTTGCAAATTCCGCAGCTCATTCATGATATGCTTTGCCATGCCTCAAAATTGCCCAAAATATCATTGTTATCCCATACCATTGAAACGGCATTGAATAGTATTGAAGAACGCGACGCACATATCCGCGAACAAGCCAAAAACTGGCATTAA
- the rseP gene encoding RIP metalloprotease RseP gives MDFIISIFSHLDSVIAIILVLGGLIFIHELGHFLAFRSLGVGIVTFSIGMGPKIWGVKKGKTTYQIAAFPFGGYVAAVGEYSKDVEEIGFTQEEAVSNRPAWQRMYFAFAGPFANLLTAWAIYTLLAFTSGMNILLPQVGALLPDSPAMSAGLQEKDLIVAIDGKTVSSWNEVPDIVNNSGGKTMKFTIERNNENMDVLIDPQKMPRLNIFGEEEIAWLIGIQPMGTIRTEELGFAASLKQGVTQSWDMIVLTLTGLKKMVTGSVSADSVGGPLLIGEMIAKQAENGIVSLLLLTALISVNLGLLNLLPIPILDGGLIFFCLVEMIIRRPVPEKLQERLMQLGALLLIALMIFATFNDIMRWFR, from the coding sequence ATGGATTTCATTATTTCAATTTTTTCACATTTAGATTCCGTCATCGCAATCATACTGGTTTTAGGCGGATTGATTTTTATCCATGAACTGGGACATTTTCTTGCTTTTCGCTCTTTAGGCGTCGGCATTGTCACATTTTCCATCGGCATGGGTCCCAAAATTTGGGGCGTCAAAAAAGGCAAAACAACCTATCAAATCGCGGCGTTTCCTTTCGGCGGTTATGTCGCCGCTGTCGGCGAATACAGCAAGGACGTGGAAGAAATAGGCTTTACCCAAGAAGAAGCCGTCAGCAACAGACCTGCATGGCAGCGCATGTATTTCGCCTTTGCCGGACCTTTTGCCAATTTGCTCACGGCTTGGGCGATTTATACGCTCCTTGCCTTCACCAGCGGCATGAACATACTGCTTCCGCAAGTCGGAGCTCTGCTTCCTGATTCCCCTGCCATGTCAGCAGGTTTGCAGGAAAAAGACCTTATCGTCGCCATTGACGGCAAAACCGTTTCCTCCTGGAATGAAGTTCCTGACATTGTCAACAATTCCGGCGGAAAAACCATGAAGTTCACCATTGAAAGAAATAATGAAAATATGGATGTTCTCATTGACCCCCAAAAAATGCCCCGTCTGAATATTTTCGGTGAAGAGGAAATTGCGTGGCTTATCGGCATACAGCCCATGGGAACCATCCGCACCGAAGAACTCGGTTTTGCAGCCTCCCTCAAACAAGGCGTAACCCAGTCCTGGGATATGATTGTCCTTACCCTGACAGGACTGAAAAAAATGGTCACAGGCTCTGTTTCCGCCGATTCTGTGGGCGGTCCGCTTCTTATCGGAGAAATGATTGCAAAGCAAGCCGAAAACGGTATTGTTTCCCTGCTTCTTTTAACCGCCCTCATCAGTGTCAACTTGGGGCTTTTAAACCTCTTGCCCATTCCCATTCTTGACGGCGGACTTATTTTCTTCTGTCTTGTGGAAATGATTATCCGCCGCCCGGTACCGGAAAAACTGCAGGAGCGCCTTATGCAGCTGGGAGCGCTTCTCCTCATCGCCCTTATGATTTTTGCAACATTTAACGATATCATGCGTTGGTTTAGATAA
- a CDS encoding tRNA threonylcarbamoyladenosine biosynthesis protein TsaB: MDELTLILNAAEKRLQFILLQDEILLHAEESEPQKNGTDPLLSHINHACRQLGTHPNRIKKIAATAGPGNFMGIRLTAAIAGAFCRANNGMQASINYMQALAYNYFAKEEEIIHIVTAGTRELVHSQCFQYINGMAQALQEIRLIPFEQLSGIPCEFCCGSGIRTEKVQEILKNHGCALLPSSFDSPSINSLLQCLKTVQWQKEDISPLYLKECDAVQNLPHIAELQGRNPEESRQELERLLKA, encoded by the coding sequence ATGGACGAATTGACCCTTATCCTGAATGCAGCCGAAAAACGCCTGCAATTCATTCTTTTGCAGGATGAAATTCTTTTGCATGCTGAAGAAAGCGAACCGCAAAAAAACGGCACGGACCCGCTTCTTTCCCATATCAACCATGCCTGCCGCCAACTCGGCACCCACCCGAACCGGATAAAAAAAATCGCCGCAACAGCCGGTCCCGGAAATTTCATGGGCATACGCCTTACCGCCGCCATTGCGGGGGCGTTTTGCCGCGCCAATAACGGCATGCAGGCAAGCATAAACTATATGCAAGCCCTTGCCTATAATTATTTCGCAAAAGAAGAGGAAATTATTCATATTGTCACGGCAGGTACCCGCGAGCTTGTCCATTCCCAGTGTTTTCAATATATAAACGGTATGGCGCAAGCCCTGCAGGAAATCCGGCTCATCCCTTTTGAACAGTTGTCCGGTATTCCCTGCGAGTTCTGCTGCGGCAGCGGCATACGCACGGAAAAAGTCCAGGAAATACTCAAAAACCATGGCTGCGCCCTTTTGCCAAGTTCCTTTGACAGCCCAAGCATCAACAGCCTGCTGCAATGTTTGAAAACCGTACAATGGCAAAAAGAAGACATTTCCCCCCTTTATCTCAAAGAATGCGACGCTGTCCAAAATCTTCCGCATATCGCCGAACTGCAGGGGAGAAATCCCGAAGAAAGCCGTCAGGAACTGGAACGCCTGCTCAAAGCATGA